Part of the Paludisphaera borealis genome, GATCGGTCCGGAAGAGCATGACTTCATGTGATCCGCCGAGACCGACGGCCAGCAGCTTGCCGTCGGGACTGATCGCGACGCCGTGGGCGTCGGCCGCGGCCTTGCCCTGGGCGTCGAGAGAGATCGTCGCGAACGGCTCGGCTTCCTTGAGGTCGACGCGCGTCAGCCGCTGGCCGAGCACCCAGCCGAGGTCGATGTTGTTCTTCGTGACCGCGAATCCGCGAGCCCTCATGTTGGCGAGGTAGGCGAACCGGCCGTCGGGCGCGACGGCGACCTGCCGCAGGTTGTCGCCCTCGACGGAGACCGTCTTCTTGACCGTGAAGCTCGCCGCGTCGATCACCGTGACGTTCTGCGACCGCGCGTTGTCGACCACCAGCAGCGACTCGTCCGGCGACAGGGCCAGACTGCGCGGCTCTTTGCCCACGGCGAGCCGGCCGGTGACGGCGAGCTTGTCGAGATCCACCCGCGCGACCTCGTCGGCCACGCCGACCGCCACGAAGGCGGTCTTGCCGTCGCGGCTGAGGGCCACCCCCCTGGGCTCGGGTCCGACTTCGAGCCGGCCCACCACGCGAAGTTTGTCGTTCTGAATTTCGAGGACGGCCAGGTCGTAGCCGTACCAGTGCGCGACGGCCCCGCGGCGGCCGTCGGCCGAGATCGCCACGCCGGCGGGACGGTCTCCCGTGGCGATCTCGTCGAGCACCTTGGCCGACCCGGCGTCGACCAGGCTGACCGTGCCGGCCGTCTGGTTGGCGGTGAGCAGCCGACGGCCGTCAGCGGAAAGGGCCAGGGCGACCGGCGAGCGGTGGACTTCCGCCTGGACCTTGGCCCTCGAGTCGGGCGATTCCGGCCCGCCGGCGCTTGACCGACGGCCGCCGATCGCCAGCGTCGCGACCACCGCGACGATTCCCAATGCCAGACTGATCCAGGTCGAACGGCCGTGGTCTTTCATCGAGAAGGCTCCAGCCCAGCCCGCCGCGAACGGGGGGAGGGGTTTACATCCGGTCGACGACGTCGATTCCCAGCAGGCTCAGACCAAACTTCAAGGTCTCGGCGGTAAGGTCGCAGAGGGCCAGGCGGCTGTCGCGCCGCTCGGCCGACTCGGCCTTCAGGACCGGGCATTCCTCGAAAAACGTGCTGAACGCGTTGGCCAGATCGAAGAGGTAATCGGTGACGATGTTCGGCTTCAGCTCGTTGGCCGCCAGCTCCAGGATTTCCGGCAGCCGCAGAACGCGCACGGCCAGGCCCCGCTCGGCGGCGTGCGAGAGCAAAATCACCGGCTTGCGCTGGCGGACGTCCTCGGGGCGGATCTCTCCGCGCCGGAAGATGCTCTGGATTCGGGCGTAGGCGTACTGGAGATAGGTCGCCGTGTTGCCGTTCATGGCGAGCATCTTCTGCCAGTCGAACACGTAGTCGCTGATCCGGTTCTGCGACAGGTCGGCGTACTTGACCGCCCCCAGGCCGACGACCTCGGCGACCCGGGCGCGCTCCTCCGGCGCGAGGTCGGGGCTGTTGCCGTCGACCACCTTGCGCGCTTCGGCGACCGCCTCTTCGAGCAGCGATTCCAGGCCGACGACGTCGCCCTGCCGGGTCTTGAACGGACGCCGGTCAGCACCCAGGATCGTGCCGAACGCCACGTGTTCGAGGTCGACCTTGTCGTACCCCCACGTCTTGGCGACGGCGAACAGTTGCTTGAAGTGGTCGCCCTGGCGATGGTCGACGACGTAGAGGATCTGGTCGGGGTTCCAGGTCTTCACGCGGTACTGGATGGTCGCCAGGTCGGTCGTGCCGTAGTTGGACGCGCCGTCGCTCTTGCGAATGATGAACGGGGCCTTCTTGCGGTCGACGAAGACGACGACGGCGCCCTCGCTTTCCTCGGCGATTCCGCGCTGGGTGAGATCCTCGACGACGTTCGCGAGCATGGGGTCGTAGAAGCTCTCGCCCAACTCGACGTCGAACCGCACGCCGAGGCGCTCGTAGATCGCCTCAAGCGCCTTGAGGCAGTGGGGCATGAACCGCTGCCAGAGTTCGCGGTTCTCGGGGTCGCCGGCGTGGAGCTTGGCGGTCTCGGCCCGCGCGGCGTCCTCGACGCCTTTCTCGCCAGCCTTGATGCGGTCCTGGGCCAGGCGATAGAGCCGAGCCAGTTCGGTGACGGGATCGGCTTCGTACGCCGCGTCGTCGCGGGCGTTCTTCCAGCCCCAGAGGATCATGCCGAACTGCGATCCCCAGTCGCCCAGGTGGTTGTCGCGGACGACGCGATGGCCAAGCGCCTCGAAGATCCGCGCCAGGCTGTCGCCGATGACCGTCGAGCGGAGGTGGCCGACGTGCATCGGCTTGGCGACGTTCGGCGACGAGAAGTCGACGACGACCGTCCGCTGCGTCTTGGGGGCGGACAGGCCGTGGGCGTCGTCGCCGAGCAGGCCGGCGAGCGCTTCGGAGAGCCATTCGACGTGGAGCCGGACGTTGAGAAACCCGGGACCGGCGATCTCGGGCTTGGCCGCCAGCGGCTCGAGGTCGACGACCTCGCGGACCGCCGAGGCCAGTTCGCGCGGATTCTTGCCCAGGGTCTTGCCGAGCGCCATGCAGCCGTTGGCCTGGTAATCGCCGAACTTGGCATCAGCCGACGCGCGGACGGCCCCCATGAAGGCCTGGCGATCGCCGCCTTCGGGAGTGGCGTTTCCAAAGGCGGACCTTAACTTGTCGAGGACGTTCATGAAACAGCTTCCGCGGGAAATCGCCGGGGGGGGGCGAGACGGTCAGTCAGAGGATTTTTCGGGGGTTTCGGCGGTGGATTCGGCGGGAGTGGACGCATCCGTCGTCGTCATCGTCGGCGGAGGCGGCAGTTCGCCGGCTGGCGCGCCCGGTTCGTCGCGCCAACTCAACTGCGGCGCGTCTCCCCAGATCTCTTCAAGAGCGTAATACGTGCGGCCGTCTCCCGAAAAGATATGGACGACGAAGTCGCCGTAGTCGATCAAGATCCATCGCCCTTCCTCCGAGCCCTCCATGCCGAGCTTGAGCTCGCCGATCTTCTTCATCTCGGCGTCAATCTCGCTGGCGATGGCATTGGCTTGTCGCCGCGAGTTGGCGGTGGCGATGACGAAGAAGTCGAGCAGGGGGGTGACGCCGCGAAGGTCCAGCAGCAGGATGTCCTTGGCGCGGTTGTCGTCGGTGATCTTCGCGGCCAGCCGCGCATGAGCGAACGCACGGGTCAGTCGGTCGGGGTTGCGACGGTCGACTGCCCGCGAGACGACATCGTCCTGGGCCGTCTTGATCGACCGCGTGGCGCGGATCGCCTTGGTGCGAGCCGTCGGCGACGAAGGCTCCGGAGTAGGAGTCGCCGGGTTTTCTTGCTCTGGCATTCCGTCTTCCTGAAGAAGGTCGAATCTCCGTCGTCTGCCGACCGGAGACCCGCGATTGGCGGCGATACCGCCGCCCGCAATAGTTAAAAGTTCAAGAGCGTCATCCGTCAGACACCCGCAAGCGAGTCAGGTTCCATCCTCACCTTCCTAGTGTAACCGAACGCCCCCCCTCTCGACCACCTATGCGCTGTGCGCACATGTTCGGGTCGCACGTCGCCAACAACCGTCCCGAGGCGGCTTTCCGTCATCACTCTTACGCTCCAACCTTGCATTGGACCGAGTCGCGTGTTACAGATTTGTTAAACCAGTGCGGAATAGATGGTCGACACTAGACTTCAAAAGGAGGATGTCGATGCTGACCCTCGGTGGACAGGCGCACGGCAGCTTCTGCGACGGGATGCGCCGGCGCGACTTTTTGAAGCTTGGCGGGTTGGCACTCGGCGGGCTTTCGCTGCCGCAATTGCTGCGGGCGGAGTCGCAGGCCGGCGTGGGCAAGTCGCACAAGGCGATCATCATGGTCTTCCTGGCCGGCGGGCCGCCGCACCAGGACATGTTCGACCTCAAGCCGGACGCCCCTTCGGGGATTCGCGGCGACTTCAAGCCGATCGCGACCAACGTGCCCGGGTTCGACATCTGCGAGCACATGCCGCGCATGGCCAAGATGATGGACAAATTCGCCGTGATCCGGTCGCTGGTCGGGTCGGGGCCGGACCATTCGGCGGGTCAGTGCCTTACCGGGTACACCGACCTCGTCAGCAGGGTTCAGGGGGGCAGGCCGAGCCTGGGATCGATCGTCGCGAAGCTCGAAGGGCCGATCCATTCCGACATCCCGCCGTTCGTGGGGCTTTCCCCGCGCGTCGGGCATCCGCCCTGGGCCAATCCCGGCGACCCGGGGTATCTGGGACTCGCCTACGCGCCGTTCGCTCCGTTTCGAGCGGAAGGTAGCGACGGCAAGACGGGTGACAACCCGGACTCGGTGGGCCTGAAGCTCGACGAGAGCGTCATCATTCCCGACCGTCTGGCGGGCCGTCGCTCCTTGCTCGGGCAGCTCGACCAATTCCGTCGCGGGCTCGAACAGTCGCCGGCGATTCAAGGGGCGGACTCGTTCACGACGCGGGCCTTCGACATCCTCGGCTCGCGCAAGGTCTTCGAAGCGCTCGATCTTTCGAAGGAAGACCCACGGCTCCGCGCCCGTTACGGGATCGGCGACATGAAGCAGGAGTTCGACGGACCTCCGTGCTGCATGGACCATTTCTTGATGGCTCGACGGCTCGTCGAAGCCGGGGTGCGGGTCGTGACCCTCGCCTTCGGCCGCTGGGACACCCACAGCGACAACTTCAGCACCAACGCCGAGCGCATTCCGAAGCTCGACATGGGTCTATCGGCCCTCGTCGAAGACCTCCACAACCGTGGGATGGACAAGGACGTCTCGGTCGTCGTCTGGGGCGAGTTCGGCAGGACTCCGCAGATCAACGCCCAGGCCGGCCGCGACCACTGGCCGCCGGTCAACTTCGTGGCGCTCGCGGGCGGCGGGATGCGAACCGGCCAGGTGATCGGCTCGACCGACAAGCACGCGGCTTTCGCCAAAGACCGGCCCATCACCTACCCAAGCGTCTTCTCGACCCTCTACCACAACCTCGGCATCGAGCCGAGCACCGCCGTGCCCGACCGCGGCGGCCGCCCCATGTTTCTGCTCGACGACCGCGAGCCGATCCAAGAACTCATCTGAGGCAGAAGGTCCTGTTGGTCGCGACGCGACCAACGAACAAGCGCGAAAACGGCGAGCCAGGGTTCACACCCTCGCTCGCCGTTTTCGTTTTCAAACTTACGGCCGAGCTTGCCGCCGGCAAAAACGAAACGCCTGGCCGACCCGACTTGCGGGCGACCAGGCGTTGGTCGTCTCTCAAATACCCCCACGGGGACTCGAACCCCGGTCGCTTGGCTGAGAACCAAGAATCCTAGGCCGCTAGACGATGGGGGCGACTGAGTTAGTATCTTAATCCATAGCTTCACCTAGTCAAGTCTCTGGACCAAATACTTGGCTTGAAAGTCGTCGCCGACGGCTCGGTGCAACGAATTCCGCCTTGATACCGAGGGGAAACGTTCTAGGCTGGCTTCGACGATTGCGATACGATCGCGACGACGTACGCGGTTCAGCCCAGGCCAGCCCAGAAGAGCGCCGATGCCGACCATCTCCGCCAACGGACGCAACCTGTACTACGAAGAAGTCGGAAGCGACGGCGAGCCACTCGTCTTCCTGAGCGGGCTCGGCGGCGACCACAGGGCGTTCAGCATCGCCCAGCGGCACTTCGGCAAGAGCTATCGGACTTTGGGCGTCGACGCCCGCGACGCGGGACGGAGCGATCGGGCCGACGCTCCTTACACGACGGCCGACATGGCCGACGACGTCGCCGGCTTGCTGGACGCGGTCGGAGTCGATTCCGCCCACATCGTCGGCCAGTCGCTCGGCGGCCTGGTCGCCCAGGAGCTGGCGATCCGCCACCCGCGCCGGGTCAAGAGCCTGGTTCTGGCCTCATCCCACGCCGGGTCGAACGACTGGCGGAAGGCGGTCATCGAGTCGTGGATCCAGCTTCGCGAGGCGGTCGACGCCGGCCGGTTCACCCGCGCGACGCTCCCCTGGCTGGTCGCTCCTCCATTCTACGCTCACAAAGAGCAGATCGACGGCCTGGTCCGGTTCGCGGAGGGCAACGCCTGGCCGCAAGATCCGGCCGCCTTCACGCGACAGGCTCGCGCGGCGATGTCTCACGATGCGCGCGACCGCCTCGGGGGGGTGGACGCGCCCTGCCTGGTGCTGGTCGGCGCGCTCGACCTGGTGAATCCGCCGCGCGTGGCCGAAGATCTGGCGAACCGGTTGCCGAACGCCCGGATGATCGTCTTGCCCAACGTCGGCCACATGCCGCATATCGAGAACAAGCTCGATTTCCGAGAAGCGCTGGAACGGTTTCTGCTTTCCCTTTCGTGAGGCGTCGGATCGGCCGGATCGCCTGGCCCGCCGTCCTTTGAATGAACTCCCGCCCCATGTCCGCGCGAGGTCGAGAATGCGATATCCGAGGTCCAGCGGCGTCCTCCTGCACCCGAGCTCGCTGCCGGGGATGTTCGGCATCGGCGATCTTGGTCCGGAGGCCCACAAGTTCGTGGACTTTCTGGCCGAGGCGGGCCAGCGATGGTGGCAGCTTCTGCCGCTGGGGCCGACGGGCGCGGGCAACTCGCCCTACCAGTCGCACTCGTCGTTCGCAGGCAACTCATTGCTCATCAGTCCCGAAGCGATGGTCGCGCGCGGTTGGCTCAAGCCGACCGACCTTCCCGACGATCCCGAGCCCGCAACGGATGAGGTCGACTACCTCAAGGTCATCGAACTCAAGAACGGGCTGATCGGCAAGGCGTTCGCGCGGTTCTCGCCGAGCGATGCGGGGTTCCAGAAATTCGTCGCCGAGCAGGACCACTGGCTGCACGATTTCGCCCTGTTCATGGCGATCAAGGAGCTTCGCCAGGGCCTGCCCTGGTTCGCCTGGGAGCCGGAGCTGGTCTCGCGGCAACCCGAGGCGCTGGCCGCGTTCAGCGAATCGGCGGCCGAGGCGATCCGGTTCCATCAGTTCGTGCAGTATGTCTTCTACACGCAATGGAAAGACCTGCGCACCGCTTGCATGAGACGCCACGTGAAGATGATCGGCGACATCCCGATCTTCGTGGCTCACGACAGCGCCGACGTGTGGGCTCGGCCGGACTTGTTCTATCTCGACAAGGAAGGCAAGCCGACGGTCGTCGCCGGCGTGCCGCCCGATTACTTCAGCGAGACCGGCCAGCTCTGGGGCAACCCGCTCTACCGCTGGGACGCGCACGCCGAGGAAGGCTACGCCTGGTGGATTCACCGGCTGAATGCGTTGCTCAACCAGGTCGACCTGATCCGGATCGACCACTTCCGGGGCTTCGCTGCCTATTGGGAAGTGCCCGGTGGATCGGAGACGGCGATCCACGGCCGGTGGGCCCCCGGCCCCGGCGCTGCACTCTTCCACGCCCTCCAGGAGAAGTTCCCCGAACTTCCGTTCATCGCCGAAGATCTCGGGTTGATCACGCCCGACGTCGAGACCCTCCGCGATGAGTTCCACCTCCCGGGCATGCGCGTGCTTCAGTTCGGCTTCGCCGCCGATCCGGACTGCGAGAAGCACCTGCCGCACCGGTACGAGACCAACTGCGTCGCGTATACCGGCACCCACGACAACGACACCAGCATCGGCTGGCTCACCAGCGCGCACGTCGAATCGACCCAGTCGATCGAGGAGATCGAGGAAGAGCGCGGATTCGCGCTTCGGTACGCGGGAACCCACGGCCGGGAGTTCAACTGGGACATGATCCGCCTGGCATTTTCCTCCGTGGCGGAGATCGCGGTGATCCCGATGCAGGATGTCTTGGGCCTCGACAGCCGCGCGCGGATGAACGTGCCCGGCAAGAGCGAGGGGAACTGGGGATGGCGAATCACGCCCGGCGAGCTGACCACCCGGGTCACGAACCGGCTGGCCGACCTCACCGCGCTCTACGGCCGCTGGAACGGCGTGCTCCCCGCGGCCCACGACCTTCACCGCCGCCCGGCGCGCAGCCTCCACTCGGGCGTGACACCCGAATCGACGCACACCGACGAGTCCGGTTCCAAAGCCGGGCTCGCCGGACCAGCCGGGTCGGCGTCCGTCGGAGCGTCCCCCCGGGCATGATCGACCGGCAGGGACGACGGCGGACGGCGTCCCTCAGATCGCCCCGTGGATGTACGACATGAGATGCTTGTTCTCGGTCGTGACCTTGTCGAACATGACCTTGATGACGTCGCCGACCGAGATGACGCCGACAAGCTTCAAATCCTCGAGAACCGGCACCTTGGCGATATGACGTTCGCTCATCAGCCCCATGACCTCGTTGACGTCGTCGAAGATGTCGCACGTCACCGGATCACACGTCATGCACTCAGCGATATGAACGCGTCCGAATCCCTCGCCCTTATGGTGAAAAAGCCGGAGGACGTCGCGCTCCGAGAAGATGCCGACGAGACGGTTATCATGATCGACGACCGGAAGCGATCCGATGTTGTTTTGCACCAGCTTGGCGATCGCTTCGTTGACCGAAGCTTCGGAATCAATCGCCACCACTCGCCGTCCCTTCGCATCGAGAACATCGCGAACAAGCATGGTGACTCGCTCCTCGGATGGAATTAGGGCGCAGCCGATCGACACGAATTTGTGAGTAGGCGACGCCCTGGACCCTGGGAAGGATGTGATCTGATGCCGTATCGTGCCACCTTCAACTATAGGTTGCAAACGATTTCTTGAAGATGAAGAAATTTGAATTTCGCGTTGCGGCGACTCGGCAAGGGCTCCACTCCGGGACCGTCGCGCTGAACCGAACGAACGCTCCGAACTCCGGGTCTCATGCATTTGTGCAAATCCATATCCGACATAACATCCATTGAATCGTCAACGCGCGATTCGCCGGCCGCCATGACCTGGCCGCTAGGGTTGGTGCTGACGTTGGGACTGGTGATTCGCGGGCTCCATCTGGGCCAGCCGATCGTCGAAAACTACGTCGGCCGACAGATTCCGACGGCCATGGTCGCCAGGAATCTGGACAGAGGGTCGGGCTTCTTGCGACCTCAGCTCGACACCGCGCCCTTTCCCAATTTCTTCGTCGTCGAGCCGCCGATTTACCAGGGGCTGGTGGTCGGGCTTCGGAGCCTCTCAGGCTGGCCGCTCGAAGTCTGTGGACGGCTGATCTCGGATCTGGCGACGACCCTCGGCGCGTGGGGCGTTTTCATCCTCGTCGACCGTCGCGCGGGGCGCACTTCGGCGGTTGCGGCGGCGGCGGCGTTCTCGATGCTTCCCATCACGATCCGCTACGGCCGTGCGTTTCAGCCCGACGCCCTCATGCTCGGCGCGTGCACGGCGGGCCTGGCCTGCTGGGATCGGGCAACGTCCGGAAACCGCCGCTGGCTGGCGCTCGGCTGGCTGCTCCTGGCGACCGGCCTGGCCGCCAAGGTGATCGCCGCGTTCCTCCTGCCCGTCGCCCTGCTCGCGGTCTTCCGCAATCGAAACTGGCGGGTCGTCGCGCTCGTCCTGTCGATGCTCGTTCCGGCCTTGCTCTGGTATCTCTGGGCCGATCATCTCGTGGGCGGCTCAACGGGGTCGAAAGCCTCGGCCGACAACCGGGCGATCTGGATGCGTTTGGTCGGTTTGAGTGCATTGGCGAACGGCGAGACGTGGTCGCATATCGTCCGGTTCTTGGCCATCCGCGCGTTCACGCCGGCGGGCCTGGTCGTCGCGGTGTGGGGACTTTGGCCGCGATCCGATTGCGGGAGAACCGGCTTGATCTGGTGGAGCTGGGCGGCTTTCGCCCTGGCGACGATGGCGATGGTCGCGCAGAAACTACATCACGAATACTACTGGCTGTGCCTCGCGCCGGTGGTCGCGGCCGGCCTGGGCTGCGCGTGGTCGCGGATCGCAACGCGCGGCGATCGGCTCGCCTGGGGGTCGGCCCTTGTCTTCGGCGTTCTCTGCGTCGGATTTTCGGCGTCGACGTGGCGGACTCCGGAGGAGTGGAAGTCTCTCGATCGAGCTGGCGAGGCCGCCGCGGCGTCGACCCCGCCGGGCGACTGGATCGTCGCGCCCGAACCGCTTCTCTATCAGGCGAATCGCCGGGGGTGCCGGCTCGAATTCACGCCGCGCGCCGCCGAACGAGCCGCCGCCGAGTGGGGGACCGGCGCGAAAGTCGGCGATCCACTCGATCTGATCGAATTCTATCGGACCCAGGGGGCGCGATGGGTCGCCGACGTCGGGGCCGTCGCTGGCGACGCGCGCCGAATGGCCTTGCACGAAGGAATCCGGCGGCGTTACAAGATCTGGATGGACCGACCGGACTTCCTCCTCGCCGAACTCATCTCTCCAGAGCCTCGCGGACATGCCGACTGAAAATCGCTCCGTCACGATCCCCGATTTCGCCGCCTGGAAAACCGAGGGACGCAAGATCTCGGTCCTCACGGCCTACGAGTTCTCGATCGCCAGGCTGCTTGACGACGCCGGCATCGACTGCCTGCTCGTCGGCGACTCGATGGGCACCGCCGTCCAGGGCCACGACACGACCCTGGGCGTCACCCTCGACCAGATCGTCTACCACGCCGAGATGGTCGCACGCGCGGCGAAGCGTGCCTTGGTTGTTGCGGACCTGCCGTTTCTCTCGTACCAGGTGTCGCGTCGCCAGGCGATCCGATCGGGGGGGCGGATGCTCAAGGAGACCCGGTGCCAGGCCGTGAAACTCGAAGGCGGCACCCGCATGGCCGCCACGATCCGGTCGCTCGTCGATGCGGAGATCCCCGTGATGGGCCACGTCGGGCTGACGCCCCAGTCGGTCCGTAGATTCGGCGGCTACAAGGTCCAGCGCCAGGCGGACGCGATCCGGGCCGACGCGCAGGCCGTCGCCGATTCGGGAGCCTTCGCGATCGTTCTGGAATGCGTTCCCGCCGAGCTGGCGGCGACCATCACGGCCGAAATCCCGATCCCCACCATCGGCATCGGCGCGGGAGCTGCATGCGATGGACAGGTGCTCGTCCTCCACGACATGCTCGGCCTACTCGACGATTTCCGGCCCCGGTTTGCGCGCCGCTACGCCGAACTCGGCGATGTGATCCGCAACGCCGCGGCTCGCTACATCAAGGACGTGGAATCGGGCGACTTCCCCACCGAGGGCGAGAGCTTTCGTTGAGTTTCGGATCGGTTCGACGCCTACAAT contains:
- a CDS encoding CBS domain-containing protein, whose translation is MSIGCALIPSEERVTMLVRDVLDAKGRRVVAIDSEASVNEAIAKLVQNNIGSLPVVDHDNRLVGIFSERDVLRLFHHKGEGFGRVHIAECMTCDPVTCDIFDDVNEVMGLMSERHIAKVPVLEDLKLVGVISVGDVIKVMFDKVTTENKHLMSYIHGAI
- the argS gene encoding arginine--tRNA ligase, with translation MNVLDKLRSAFGNATPEGGDRQAFMGAVRASADAKFGDYQANGCMALGKTLGKNPRELASAVREVVDLEPLAAKPEIAGPGFLNVRLHVEWLSEALAGLLGDDAHGLSAPKTQRTVVVDFSSPNVAKPMHVGHLRSTVIGDSLARIFEALGHRVVRDNHLGDWGSQFGMILWGWKNARDDAAYEADPVTELARLYRLAQDRIKAGEKGVEDAARAETAKLHAGDPENRELWQRFMPHCLKALEAIYERLGVRFDVELGESFYDPMLANVVEDLTQRGIAEESEGAVVVFVDRKKAPFIIRKSDGASNYGTTDLATIQYRVKTWNPDQILYVVDHRQGDHFKQLFAVAKTWGYDKVDLEHVAFGTILGADRRPFKTRQGDVVGLESLLEEAVAEARKVVDGNSPDLAPEERARVAEVVGLGAVKYADLSQNRISDYVFDWQKMLAMNGNTATYLQYAYARIQSIFRRGEIRPEDVRQRKPVILLSHAAERGLAVRVLRLPEILELAANELKPNIVTDYLFDLANAFSTFFEECPVLKAESAERRDSRLALCDLTAETLKFGLSLLGIDVVDRM
- a CDS encoding beta-propeller fold lactonase family protein — encoded protein: MKDHGRSTWISLALGIVAVVATLAIGGRRSSAGGPESPDSRAKVQAEVHRSPVALALSADGRRLLTANQTAGTVSLVDAGSAKVLDEIATGDRPAGVAISADGRRGAVAHWYGYDLAVLEIQNDKLRVVGRLEVGPEPRGVALSRDGKTAFVAVGVADEVARVDLDKLAVTGRLAVGKEPRSLALSPDESLLVVDNARSQNVTVIDAASFTVKKTVSVEGDNLRQVAVAPDGRFAYLANMRARGFAVTKNNIDLGWVLGQRLTRVDLKEAEPFATISLDAQGKAAADAHGVAISPDGKLLAVGLGGSHEVMLFRTDRRRLPWRIDGSRDLIPQELLNGDGRFRRVTLGGRPTELAFAPDGKTLYVANYLADSVQVVDAESARLVETIALGAPETVSLARQGEILFHDAARSFNQWYSCNTCHSDGHTNGLHYDTLNDGRQDLRNVHERSRKKSPTLRGVAKTAPWTWHGWQTSLEEACVESFTKSMQGPKPTHDETRAVVAYLETLEYPKNPYRAADGIASAKVERGKAVYRSAKAACNTCHGGPELTDGKIHSTGLEEPDDAYEGYNPPSLRGVYDKYPYLHDARSPTLRDALTGPHSAEITGGGALTEQELSDLIAYLKTL
- a CDS encoding alpha/beta fold hydrolase, producing the protein MPTISANGRNLYYEEVGSDGEPLVFLSGLGGDHRAFSIAQRHFGKSYRTLGVDARDAGRSDRADAPYTTADMADDVAGLLDAVGVDSAHIVGQSLGGLVAQELAIRHPRRVKSLVLASSHAGSNDWRKAVIESWIQLREAVDAGRFTRATLPWLVAPPFYAHKEQIDGLVRFAEGNAWPQDPAAFTRQARAAMSHDARDRLGGVDAPCLVLVGALDLVNPPRVAEDLANRLPNARMIVLPNVGHMPHIENKLDFREALERFLLSLS
- a CDS encoding DUF1501 domain-containing protein gives rise to the protein MLTLGGQAHGSFCDGMRRRDFLKLGGLALGGLSLPQLLRAESQAGVGKSHKAIIMVFLAGGPPHQDMFDLKPDAPSGIRGDFKPIATNVPGFDICEHMPRMAKMMDKFAVIRSLVGSGPDHSAGQCLTGYTDLVSRVQGGRPSLGSIVAKLEGPIHSDIPPFVGLSPRVGHPPWANPGDPGYLGLAYAPFAPFRAEGSDGKTGDNPDSVGLKLDESVIIPDRLAGRRSLLGQLDQFRRGLEQSPAIQGADSFTTRAFDILGSRKVFEALDLSKEDPRLRARYGIGDMKQEFDGPPCCMDHFLMARRLVEAGVRVVTLAFGRWDTHSDNFSTNAERIPKLDMGLSALVEDLHNRGMDKDVSVVVWGEFGRTPQINAQAGRDHWPPVNFVALAGGGMRTGQVIGSTDKHAAFAKDRPITYPSVFSTLYHNLGIEPSTAVPDRGGRPMFLLDDREPIQELI
- the malQ gene encoding 4-alpha-glucanotransferase; translated protein: MRYPRSSGVLLHPSSLPGMFGIGDLGPEAHKFVDFLAEAGQRWWQLLPLGPTGAGNSPYQSHSSFAGNSLLISPEAMVARGWLKPTDLPDDPEPATDEVDYLKVIELKNGLIGKAFARFSPSDAGFQKFVAEQDHWLHDFALFMAIKELRQGLPWFAWEPELVSRQPEALAAFSESAAEAIRFHQFVQYVFYTQWKDLRTACMRRHVKMIGDIPIFVAHDSADVWARPDLFYLDKEGKPTVVAGVPPDYFSETGQLWGNPLYRWDAHAEEGYAWWIHRLNALLNQVDLIRIDHFRGFAAYWEVPGGSETAIHGRWAPGPGAALFHALQEKFPELPFIAEDLGLITPDVETLRDEFHLPGMRVLQFGFAADPDCEKHLPHRYETNCVAYTGTHDNDTSIGWLTSAHVESTQSIEEIEEERGFALRYAGTHGREFNWDMIRLAFSSVAEIAVIPMQDVLGLDSRARMNVPGKSEGNWGWRITPGELTTRVTNRLADLTALYGRWNGVLPAAHDLHRRPARSLHSGVTPESTHTDESGSKAGLAGPAGSASVGASPRA
- the panB gene encoding 3-methyl-2-oxobutanoate hydroxymethyltransferase, with protein sequence MPTENRSVTIPDFAAWKTEGRKISVLTAYEFSIARLLDDAGIDCLLVGDSMGTAVQGHDTTLGVTLDQIVYHAEMVARAAKRALVVADLPFLSYQVSRRQAIRSGGRMLKETRCQAVKLEGGTRMAATIRSLVDAEIPVMGHVGLTPQSVRRFGGYKVQRQADAIRADAQAVADSGAFAIVLECVPAELAATITAEIPIPTIGIGAGAACDGQVLVLHDMLGLLDDFRPRFARRYAELGDVIRNAAARYIKDVESGDFPTEGESFR
- a CDS encoding ArnT family glycosyltransferase → MTWPLGLVLTLGLVIRGLHLGQPIVENYVGRQIPTAMVARNLDRGSGFLRPQLDTAPFPNFFVVEPPIYQGLVVGLRSLSGWPLEVCGRLISDLATTLGAWGVFILVDRRAGRTSAVAAAAAFSMLPITIRYGRAFQPDALMLGACTAGLACWDRATSGNRRWLALGWLLLATGLAAKVIAAFLLPVALLAVFRNRNWRVVALVLSMLVPALLWYLWADHLVGGSTGSKASADNRAIWMRLVGLSALANGETWSHIVRFLAIRAFTPAGLVVAVWGLWPRSDCGRTGLIWWSWAAFALATMAMVAQKLHHEYYWLCLAPVVAAGLGCAWSRIATRGDRLAWGSALVFGVLCVGFSASTWRTPEEWKSLDRAGEAAAASTPPGDWIVAPEPLLYQANRRGCRLEFTPRAAERAAAEWGTGAKVGDPLDLIEFYRTQGARWVADVGAVAGDARRMALHEGIRRRYKIWMDRPDFLLAELISPEPRGHAD
- the rsfS gene encoding ribosome silencing factor, with the protein product MPEQENPATPTPEPSSPTARTKAIRATRSIKTAQDDVVSRAVDRRNPDRLTRAFAHARLAAKITDDNRAKDILLLDLRGVTPLLDFFVIATANSRRQANAIASEIDAEMKKIGELKLGMEGSEEGRWILIDYGDFVVHIFSGDGRTYYALEEIWGDAPQLSWRDEPGAPAGELPPPPTMTTTDASTPAESTAETPEKSSD